The DNA region AAATTTAATCCTAAAAGACTATCAATTTCATCTACAAAATAGCAAAATTTTGAGACACCTCTGTTAGCAACACCTCTGAGATAAATTCACTCAATCGTTGGACGGGGGAAAGATGATCGCGATCGCGCCACCAATTCCTTAAACTCACCTTCAGTTTCAAGCTGATAACTAACCTTTGCACAACACCCGCATACCACTGTTCTGGGGTAATATTTTGGCTACCAATCGCCGTAATATCAATAGCAGCACAAGCAATACCCTCAGCTTCCAGCCTTTGCATAGTTTGCACCCGCAAGCTAGACTTACCCATTTGCCGCGAGTTCAGTACATAACAAAACTCTCCAGCCTTTAACCCTTGATATAAGTCTCTATCGGCTTGCCTTACCACATAGCTAGGAGCATCAATCGGTAAACTACCACCAACTTGATATTCGTAAACCGAATTATTTGCCGTACTCATGAGCTAGATGATTTACCTACCTGAGTGCTTAAAACAAAGTGGTAAAAAGGGAAAATATTTTTGTTTATCAGTTTGAAAACAAGCGCAATACTTTTCCATTTTTCCTTCTTTTACTTATCAGTTAGCGTCCAAACTCCTCCATCCCATTTTTCATCTGAAGGTGGATTGGCAATCCAATCCTGACAGCGCTCTATATGGCTTCTTGATGCTTTATCTTCTCCACAAACGTTTTCAACTTTTTCAAACTCAGCTAAAGCTAGTTGAAATTCACGCTTCATATAGTACTTGCGCCCTTTACTGTAATGCTCTATCACCAGCTGCTTCTTATCTGAAATAGGCTCATCAAGTAACCCCAGTACTTCATAGATAGACACGGCATCATTTTTACCTTTGACCTTCACGCGGTCAAGCTCTCTAGCCCAGATAAAATCGGCACATGATTTATAAGTACTTTCGCTAATAAGGATATCAACACCGTATTGCTTACTGGCACCTTCTAAGCGAGAACAGAGATTTACAGCGTCACCTATAGCAGTATGTTCCATGCGCCGGGACGAGCCAATATTGCCACTAATAACTTCCCCAGAATTAATGCCAATGCCAATTTTAATAATTGGCTGATTTGCAGCAATACGAGGAGCATTAAATT from Microcoleus sp. FACHB-831 includes:
- a CDS encoding AAA-like domain-containing protein, producing MSTANNSVYEYQVGGSLPIDAPSYVVRQADRDLYQGLKAGEFCYVLNSRQMGKSSLRVQTMQRLEAEGIACAAIDITAIGSQNITPEQWYAGVVQRLVISLKLKVSLRNWWRDRDHLSPVQRLSEFISEVLLTEVSQNFAIL